A portion of the Agrobacterium tumefaciens genome contains these proteins:
- a CDS encoding efflux RND transporter permease subunit, with translation MIPNFCINRPVATTLLAIGLVLAGLAGFRLLPVAALPKVDFPTISVSSSLSGASPQTMATSVTTPLVKQFETIPGVSEISATNTLGNSSIVLQFDLNRDIDAAAADVQAAISRAQRQLPSNMTTTPSYRKTNPADAPVLLLAINSKEMPTSKVDEIAENIISPLLSTISGVAQVSIYGAQTYAVRIGLDPSQLQARGLGVDTVTTAIAQANNQVPVGALQNDNQRLTIEADTQRTDAAAFRSLVVATSNGASIHLGDIANVTDSIDNPNAGSWFDGEQAIVLAVQRQPDANTVDVVDAIRAKLPALRQQLPPSVNINVMNDASTAIKDAIADVQFTLLLTIGLVVAVIYLFTGHLTATIIPGLAVPLSLITAFGAMYVLGYSIDNISLLGLTLSVGLVVDDAIVMLENILRLHEEKGLTMREAALQGAAEVSGTILSMSISLVAVFIPILLMGGVIGRLFNEFGMVVTLAIMASALVSLTVTPMLASRLSGHSSRPPAIIRWFDAGFEHTLRLYGKAVGWCLSHRRVVLGAFLASVAASLYLFETLPSSFFPQEDIGRLSVSTQAREDISYSAMRDLQAQVADQIRKNPAVVHVTSTVGGNSRNPLNNGSMFVELKPKEERAPLSQVLAELGQATSKVAGIRTYINPQQSLRLGGRSSASQYQLVIQGLNADATNEWSNKLMEAMRRDRTFAAVNSDAQNGAIAATISVDPEKAAAFGITNDQLRKTLEMSFGGYTAAQIQSTGDSYDVIVEFDSSKQWNDDFLSDINILSAKSGVLVPLSNFATLTRTQAPVTINQTGQLVSTTVSFNLPDGVALSDATSRIDQIKTTIGLPQDVFTSYGGTAAIFQQSQGNTSILILAAVLTIYVVLGVLYESFIHPLTILSGLPAAAFGALVALKVMGMDFSIIALIGLLMLIGIVKKNAIMMIDVAVELIREKAEPPTRAIHEACVRRFRPIMMTTFCALLGALPIALGSGASSELRQPLGVAVVGGLIVSQLLTLFITPVIFVEMDRLGTYLTGLFSRKKSAEKHAEPQKPESAGEPDSVAA, from the coding sequence ATGATCCCGAATTTCTGCATCAACCGACCCGTTGCAACCACCCTTCTCGCCATCGGCCTCGTGCTCGCCGGGCTTGCCGGTTTCCGCCTGTTGCCCGTCGCTGCGCTGCCGAAAGTCGATTTTCCGACGATCAGCGTTTCGTCGTCGCTGTCGGGCGCCTCGCCGCAAACCATGGCCACCTCAGTCACCACGCCGCTGGTGAAGCAGTTCGAGACCATTCCGGGTGTCAGCGAAATCAGCGCCACCAACACTCTGGGCAACAGCTCCATCGTGCTGCAATTCGATCTCAACCGTGACATCGACGCAGCGGCAGCAGATGTTCAGGCGGCGATTTCGCGCGCACAGCGGCAATTGCCAAGCAACATGACGACAACGCCGAGTTACCGCAAGACCAACCCGGCTGATGCGCCGGTACTGCTGCTTGCCATCAACAGCAAGGAGATGCCGACCAGCAAGGTGGACGAAATTGCCGAGAACATCATCTCGCCGCTGCTTTCAACCATTTCCGGCGTCGCGCAGGTGAGTATCTACGGCGCGCAGACCTATGCCGTGCGCATTGGCCTCGACCCCTCGCAGCTTCAGGCAAGAGGGCTTGGCGTCGATACCGTCACAACCGCCATCGCGCAGGCGAACAATCAGGTGCCCGTGGGCGCGTTGCAGAATGACAACCAGCGCCTGACGATAGAGGCAGACACCCAGCGCACCGATGCGGCGGCCTTCCGCTCGCTGGTGGTGGCGACAAGCAACGGTGCTTCCATCCATCTCGGCGATATCGCCAATGTCACGGACAGTATCGACAACCCCAATGCCGGCAGTTGGTTCGATGGCGAACAGGCGATCGTTCTTGCCGTGCAGCGCCAGCCGGACGCCAACACCGTTGATGTGGTGGATGCCATCCGGGCCAAGTTACCGGCGCTGCGCCAGCAATTGCCGCCATCGGTCAATATCAACGTCATGAATGACGCCTCGACTGCAATCAAGGACGCGATTGCCGACGTACAGTTCACGCTGCTCCTCACAATCGGGCTGGTGGTCGCGGTTATCTATCTCTTCACCGGGCATCTGACGGCGACCATTATTCCGGGCCTTGCCGTGCCGCTATCACTGATTACCGCCTTCGGGGCCATGTATGTTCTGGGGTACAGTATCGACAATATCTCGCTACTCGGGCTGACATTGTCGGTCGGACTTGTGGTGGACGATGCGATCGTCATGCTGGAAAACATCCTGCGACTGCACGAAGAAAAAGGCCTGACGATGCGCGAGGCGGCCCTTCAGGGCGCAGCGGAAGTCAGCGGCACCATTCTGTCCATGTCCATCTCACTGGTTGCAGTGTTCATTCCCATTCTGCTGATGGGCGGAGTGATCGGCAGGCTGTTTAACGAATTCGGCATGGTGGTAACGCTGGCAATCATGGCGTCGGCGCTGGTTTCGCTGACTGTCACGCCCATGCTCGCCTCAAGGCTTTCGGGTCATTCCTCCAGACCGCCAGCCATCATCCGTTGGTTCGACGCCGGCTTCGAGCACACGCTTCGCCTCTACGGCAAGGCCGTTGGCTGGTGCCTTTCCCATCGCCGCGTGGTTCTGGGCGCATTCCTGGCATCGGTCGCAGCATCGCTTTATCTGTTCGAGACTTTGCCTTCCAGCTTCTTCCCGCAGGAGGATATCGGTCGCCTTTCCGTGTCGACGCAGGCGCGTGAGGACATTTCCTATTCCGCGATGCGCGATCTTCAGGCGCAGGTGGCCGATCAGATCCGCAAGAACCCGGCCGTGGTGCATGTGACCTCTACAGTCGGCGGCAACTCCCGCAACCCGCTGAATAACGGCTCGATGTTCGTGGAGCTGAAACCGAAGGAAGAGCGTGCACCGCTAAGCCAGGTATTGGCCGAACTTGGCCAGGCGACATCGAAGGTGGCGGGCATCCGCACCTATATCAATCCCCAGCAAAGCTTGCGTTTGGGCGGGCGCAGCTCCGCCAGCCAATACCAGCTCGTCATTCAGGGCCTGAATGCCGACGCGACCAATGAATGGTCGAACAAGCTGATGGAGGCGATGCGCCGCGACCGCACATTCGCCGCCGTCAACTCCGACGCTCAGAACGGCGCAATTGCGGCGACGATTTCGGTCGACCCGGAAAAGGCAGCCGCCTTCGGCATTACCAACGACCAATTGCGCAAGACGCTGGAAATGTCGTTCGGCGGTTATACGGCGGCGCAAATCCAGTCGACCGGTGATAGCTATGATGTGATCGTCGAATTCGACAGCTCGAAACAGTGGAATGACGATTTCCTGAGCGACATCAACATTCTCTCGGCAAAATCGGGTGTTCTGGTTCCGCTTTCCAACTTCGCCACCCTCACCCGCACGCAGGCGCCGGTGACCATCAACCAGACGGGCCAGCTCGTTTCTACGACCGTCTCCTTCAACCTGCCGGATGGCGTGGCGCTTTCGGATGCGACGAGCCGTATTGACCAGATCAAAACCACCATCGGCCTGCCGCAGGACGTGTTCACCAGCTATGGCGGCACGGCGGCGATATTCCAGCAGAGCCAGGGCAATACCAGCATCCTCATTCTTGCGGCGGTGTTGACCATCTATGTGGTGCTGGGTGTGCTTTACGAAAGCTTCATCCACCCGCTGACCATCCTTTCCGGTCTGCCGGCGGCGGCTTTTGGCGCGCTGGTGGCGCTGAAGGTGATGGGCATGGATTTCTCGATCATTGCGCTGATCGGGCTGTTGATGCTGATTGGCATCGTCAAGAAAAACGCGATCATGATGATCGACGTTGCGGTGGAACTGATCCGCGAAAAGGCCGAACCGCCCACCCGCGCCATCCACGAAGCCTGCGTGCGCCGTTTCCGGCCGATCATGATGACGACCTTCTGCGCGCTGCTGGGCGCCCTGCCCATCGCCCTCGGCTCAGGCGCCAGCTCGGAACTGCGCCAGCCACTTGGTGTTGCCGTGGTCGGTGGTCTCATCGTCTCGCAATTGCTGACGCTGTTCATCACTCCGGTCATCTTCGTGGAAATGGACAGGTTGGGTACCTACCTCACCGGGCTGTTTTCGCGCAAGAAATCGGCCGAAAAACACGCGGAACCGCAAAAGCCGGAAAGTGCCGGCGAACCCGATTCCGTCGCGGCATAG
- a CDS encoding invasion associated locus B family protein, with product MKRSQNTLWKTALTVFLSAGLVAGDAPAQDAEKKADAPLREVHGSWQLACVAPAKKDDNDASKLVAETAKPLCAIAQVQLEEKTRKLVVSVEFRLDDVGTPGKLSGTMVMPFGLAVTKLFSVKSGNVRLQEVQVSTCLPVGCIVSFTPFVELVTALKAGQTLTIEAPDLQGRTVSFQLQGQGFSEALERLGSLH from the coding sequence ATGAAGCGCAGTCAAAACACGCTTTGGAAAACGGCTCTCACGGTGTTCCTGTCCGCCGGTTTGGTGGCAGGCGATGCTCCCGCGCAAGATGCAGAAAAAAAGGCGGACGCGCCGTTGCGTGAGGTTCACGGGAGTTGGCAGCTTGCTTGCGTCGCGCCTGCGAAAAAAGATGATAATGACGCGAGTAAGCTGGTGGCGGAGACGGCAAAACCGCTCTGCGCCATCGCTCAGGTCCAGCTTGAGGAGAAGACACGCAAACTGGTCGTCTCCGTCGAGTTCCGGCTGGATGATGTCGGGACGCCGGGTAAGCTTTCCGGCACCATGGTCATGCCTTTCGGCCTTGCCGTCACAAAGCTGTTTTCGGTAAAATCCGGAAATGTGCGGTTGCAGGAAGTTCAGGTCAGCACGTGTCTGCCCGTGGGCTGCATCGTTTCCTTCACGCCGTTCGTCGAACTTGTAACCGCGCTGAAGGCCGGACAAACCCTGACAATAGAGGCCCCCGATCTGCAGGGCCGAACGGTTTCGTTCCAGTTGCAGGGACAGGGATTTTCCGAGGCACTGGAGCGCCTCGGAAGCTTGCATTAG
- a CDS encoding autotransporter domain-containing protein: MSACFCHVSEGETCPTAEMRALTPSRLFVCGTAGLFFFIFSLAATSEAIAETLLWTGSDGGDWFTDADWGPSRRVPGASDDVMIDTYGPVITIGTSAKARELLIGTAPGAGTLVVQGGLQTDSVFLGAVSGASGTASFIGAKWQNDGDVSIGGSGVGNLSLLHGTTASSKNVLIGGSGTGNGSLKLDNSSTLTTSDTVFVSGSSSGAGGGGNLEVLGASELYSARGVLAEDLGTTGTALVSGEDSHWTMSGDMVVGEAGVGKLTVTGGGTVISQTTTVIANLASADGSSVTVSRLDSALQSGGSLVVGNSGAATLLVEAAGTVTSGEAIIGRHSASEATVTGDGSNWRTGDLQVGGDVADPGGAAGNGKLNVLAGGSVDSTAAQLGVVAGATGAAVVDGQRSVWKVNRGDLEVGVNGTGSLAVTGGGLVDAANIIIGANAGGTGSARVSGAGSKLQSRADLNVGLDGNGSMTVEAGGTVESRDGYVAAHGGSTSTVTVAGDGSSWAMTGTFFVGYGGGTTGNVSVSAGGGIKAAKVMLGDLAGSSGTMTITGSGSNVTAYIDNGVVNSGSVDVGFEGSGSLTVTNGGSLDAYDLYAGSAAGSNGNVLVSGVGSRVAVGNLMVVGDAGNGSVEITGGASLAAPTILIAASAGSTGVLNIGAAAGQTARSAGALEARTIAFGAGNGSIVFNHSETGYILSADISGAGKVVAEAGVTTLGGNNSYSGGTTISSGTLKGNSKSFGSGGIANDAQLVVDGAGTLSNAISGTGTFEKTGDGNLVLTGNSTYTGTTAVSSGKLSVNGSVASAVSVGTGATLGGSGTIGGLTVGSGGTLAPGNSIGTLASTGSATFANGSRYEVEIDAAGNSDRLAVTGTITIDNDVSLVVTSLANQTAYSLNTRYTILTATGGITGTFSSVGENFAYLTARVARSADDGSTYLSFARASPDAGFLAAETSTANARGAANAIEALGESSPLYEAAVFLQQGETQSAFAQLAGEIHPSLAMALINRSQLTRDVILNRLRSAFEGVDARPILPVAYAEGGSNPFDIDEGSLTFWSSGFGSRGRIDGDGNGASAEMKGGGVLFGVDGDLADGWRAGVAAGYGRDVISQGSPAASADVDSYYVAGYAGKTIGPASLRLGATHAFQDVETRRAVSFSTLKEDLTAGYDASTTQVFAEAAWRFDFDLTHIEPYANIAYVNTRTDAFREMGGIAAVSSGAVSHDEFYSTLGARISRDIASEGMLGRAMLDIGWRHAYGDPMMESALFYDGGSAFSVTSAAMARDVALINLGLSYNLNASATLTFRYGAVFGAGLLDQSASAQLGVRF; this comes from the coding sequence ATGTCCGCTTGTTTCTGCCATGTTTCGGAAGGGGAAACCTGTCCGACAGCGGAAATGCGTGCCTTGACGCCAAGCAGGCTTTTCGTCTGCGGGACGGCGGGTCTTTTTTTCTTTATATTTTCGCTTGCCGCTACATCGGAGGCTATCGCCGAAACGTTGCTCTGGACGGGGTCCGATGGGGGTGACTGGTTTACCGACGCGGACTGGGGTCCGTCGCGCCGCGTGCCTGGTGCCAGCGATGATGTGATGATCGATACCTACGGCCCGGTCATTACGATAGGGACGAGCGCCAAAGCCCGTGAATTGTTGATAGGCACCGCGCCAGGGGCCGGCACGCTGGTAGTGCAGGGCGGCTTGCAGACAGATTCAGTTTTTCTCGGCGCTGTCAGTGGCGCGTCCGGCACGGCAAGTTTCATCGGTGCGAAATGGCAGAATGACGGTGATGTCTCCATCGGTGGCAGCGGCGTGGGTAACCTTTCCCTTTTGCACGGCACGACGGCATCGTCGAAGAACGTCCTTATTGGCGGAAGCGGGACTGGAAATGGCTCCCTCAAGCTCGATAACTCTTCCACTCTCACGACTTCCGACACCGTTTTTGTGAGCGGGTCGTCTTCCGGAGCTGGCGGCGGTGGAAATCTGGAGGTGCTCGGCGCCAGCGAGCTTTACAGCGCGAGAGGCGTTCTGGCCGAAGACCTCGGCACGACGGGAACCGCGCTGGTTTCCGGTGAAGACAGCCACTGGACCATGTCCGGGGATATGGTCGTTGGCGAAGCAGGCGTTGGTAAGCTCACCGTAACCGGTGGCGGCACGGTCATCAGTCAGACAACGACGGTGATTGCAAATCTGGCTTCTGCGGACGGAAGTTCTGTGACGGTAAGCCGTCTGGACTCCGCGCTGCAAAGCGGCGGATCGCTCGTCGTTGGCAATTCTGGAGCTGCAACGCTTCTCGTAGAGGCCGCAGGGACCGTAACCAGTGGCGAGGCCATTATCGGCCGCCATTCGGCAAGTGAGGCGACTGTCACCGGCGACGGCTCGAATTGGAGGACCGGCGACCTGCAGGTCGGCGGCGATGTCGCCGATCCGGGCGGTGCCGCCGGCAACGGCAAGCTCAACGTCCTGGCGGGTGGCTCCGTGGATAGCACGGCGGCGCAGCTCGGCGTTGTGGCGGGCGCGACCGGCGCTGCCGTTGTGGATGGGCAGCGGTCGGTCTGGAAAGTCAACCGTGGTGATCTCGAGGTGGGGGTGAATGGCACGGGTTCGCTGGCGGTCACGGGCGGCGGCCTTGTCGATGCAGCGAATATCATCATCGGAGCAAATGCCGGTGGTACTGGTTCCGCCCGGGTATCCGGTGCCGGCAGCAAATTGCAAAGCCGCGCCGATCTCAATGTCGGCCTTGACGGCAACGGTTCCATGACCGTCGAGGCCGGTGGCACGGTGGAAAGCCGCGACGGCTATGTTGCGGCCCATGGCGGCTCCACTTCCACCGTAACGGTGGCGGGCGACGGATCGAGCTGGGCGATGACCGGAACGTTTTTTGTCGGATACGGAGGCGGGACTACAGGAAATGTGTCGGTCAGCGCCGGCGGCGGTATCAAAGCTGCCAAGGTGATGCTCGGTGATCTTGCCGGTTCCTCCGGCACGATGACGATCACAGGATCGGGTTCGAACGTCACCGCTTATATCGACAACGGCGTTGTGAACTCCGGCTCCGTCGATGTGGGTTTTGAAGGTTCCGGAAGCTTGACCGTTACGAACGGCGGATCACTTGATGCCTATGATCTCTATGCGGGCAGTGCGGCGGGATCGAATGGAAACGTTCTGGTAAGCGGTGTGGGATCGCGCGTTGCGGTTGGCAATCTCATGGTCGTCGGCGATGCCGGAAACGGTTCCGTTGAGATAACCGGCGGAGCCTCGCTGGCTGCGCCCACTATTCTCATTGCCGCATCGGCGGGTTCCACAGGCGTGCTCAACATCGGAGCTGCCGCGGGCCAAACCGCCCGCTCAGCCGGTGCGTTGGAAGCGCGCACGATTGCTTTCGGTGCAGGCAACGGCAGCATCGTCTTCAACCATTCCGAGACCGGATATATACTCTCAGCCGATATTTCAGGTGCGGGCAAAGTCGTTGCCGAAGCTGGCGTCACAACGCTTGGCGGCAATAACAGCTATTCCGGCGGCACTACGATTTCTTCCGGCACGCTGAAAGGCAACTCAAAAAGTTTCGGCTCGGGCGGCATCGCCAACGATGCGCAACTCGTTGTCGATGGTGCCGGCACGCTTTCCAATGCCATCAGCGGTACTGGCACCTTTGAAAAGACCGGCGATGGTAATCTGGTCTTGACCGGAAATAGTACCTATACGGGCACCACTGCGGTTTCCTCTGGAAAGCTCAGCGTCAATGGTTCGGTTGCAAGCGCTGTTTCGGTCGGTACCGGTGCCACACTCGGCGGCTCCGGCACCATCGGAGGCCTGACCGTCGGCTCGGGTGGCACGCTCGCGCCCGGCAATTCGATCGGCACGCTGGCTTCCACGGGCAGCGCAACATTTGCCAATGGCTCTCGCTATGAGGTTGAAATCGACGCCGCCGGCAATTCCGACAGGCTTGCCGTGACCGGAACCATCACCATCGACAATGATGTCAGTCTTGTCGTTACGTCGCTGGCGAACCAAACTGCCTATAGCCTCAACACCCGCTACACGATCCTGACGGCAACGGGCGGAATTACCGGTACGTTTTCAAGTGTCGGCGAAAATTTCGCCTATCTGACCGCAAGGGTAGCCCGGAGTGCCGACGACGGCAGCACCTATCTTTCCTTCGCCCGGGCATCACCGGATGCCGGCTTTTTGGCCGCTGAAACATCGACGGCCAATGCGCGCGGGGCCGCCAACGCCATAGAGGCGCTTGGGGAAAGCTCGCCGCTCTACGAGGCGGCCGTGTTTCTGCAGCAGGGCGAAACCCAATCCGCCTTCGCGCAGCTTGCCGGGGAAATTCATCCCTCGCTTGCCATGGCTTTGATCAACCGCAGCCAACTCACCCGCGATGTCATTCTCAACCGGCTGCGCAGTGCTTTCGAAGGTGTCGATGCGCGCCCGATCCTGCCGGTCGCCTATGCTGAAGGCGGATCAAACCCGTTTGACATTGACGAGGGTTCACTCACGTTCTGGTCCAGTGGTTTTGGCTCTCGCGGCCGCATCGATGGCGATGGAAACGGCGCATCGGCCGAGATGAAGGGCGGCGGCGTCCTCTTTGGTGTTGACGGAGATCTGGCTGATGGCTGGCGTGCTGGGGTGGCCGCCGGTTACGGCCGCGATGTGATCAGCCAGGGTTCTCCTGCTGCATCTGCTGACGTAGACAGCTACTATGTGGCGGGTTATGCGGGCAAAACAATTGGCCCTGCATCCCTGCGTCTTGGTGCAACCCACGCCTTTCAGGATGTCGAAACCCGCCGGGCGGTTTCTTTTTCAACATTGAAGGAGGACCTAACCGCTGGTTACGACGCTTCCACCACGCAGGTCTTTGCCGAAGCCGCCTGGCGGTTCGATTTTGATCTCACCCATATCGAGCCTTACGCCAATATCGCTTACGTGAATACGCGGACGGATGCTTTCCGGGAGATGGGCGGTATCGCCGCCGTGTCTTCGGGTGCCGTCAGCCACGACGAGTTTTATTCGACGCTCGGGGCGCGCATCAGCCGTGACATTGCGTCGGAGGGGATGCTTGGACGCGCGATGCTCGATATCGGGTGGCGTCATGCCTATGGCGATCCGATGATGGAGAGCGCACTGTTCTACGATGGTGGCAGTGCGTTTTCTGTGACAAGTGCTGCCATGGCGCGCGACGTGGCATTGATCAATCTGGGGCTTAGCTACAATCTCAACGCATCCGCCACCTTGACATTCCGTTACGGCGCGGTTTTTGGCGCGGGTCTTCTGGATCAATCTGCTTCAGCCCAACTTGGAGTTCGTTTCTGA
- a CDS encoding flavin reductase family protein codes for MTVAEAIKMPNEHVFVPGGENSRSFRNALGAFTTGVTVVTATTPEGPIGMTVNSFASVSLDPPLVLWSPAKNSSRYPAFSGATHFAIHVLSADQDVLSARFTRNGRAFDDLDWEINDEGVPVIPGTLARFECRQAAAHDAGDHTIIVGEVLRAAHRDGDPLCFSGGAFGRFSKQ; via the coding sequence ATGACAGTCGCAGAAGCGATCAAAATGCCCAATGAGCACGTATTTGTTCCCGGCGGCGAAAACAGCCGCAGCTTTCGCAATGCGCTCGGCGCTTTCACCACCGGCGTGACGGTGGTGACGGCAACGACGCCCGAAGGGCCGATCGGTATGACGGTCAACAGCTTCGCGTCGGTATCGCTCGATCCGCCGCTGGTGCTGTGGTCGCCTGCCAAAAATTCATCGCGCTATCCGGCCTTCAGCGGCGCAACGCATTTCGCCATCCATGTGCTGAGCGCAGATCAGGACGTGCTGAGCGCCCGCTTCACCCGCAACGGCCGCGCATTTGACGATCTTGACTGGGAAATCAACGACGAGGGCGTTCCGGTCATTCCGGGCACGCTCGCCCGTTTCGAATGCCGGCAGGCGGCAGCCCACGATGCGGGCGATCACACCATCATCGTCGGCGAAGTGCTGCGTGCCGCCCACCGCGATGGCGATCCCCTGTGCTTTTCAGGCGGAGCCTTCGGGCGGTTTTCAAAGCAGTAG
- a CDS encoding aldo/keto reductase: MERIALSENLELSRIVYGMWRIGDDADTSPSHVQAKIEACLEQGITTMDQADIYGGYTAEAILGAGLKAAPSLRDKIEIVTKCGIVAPAGRHSSARVKHYDTTDGHINASVEASLRDMGTDHVDLLLIHRPDPLIDPEETGKALDALVASGKVKAVGVSNFRPWDFSLLQSAMSNRLVTNQIEMSLLATDSFTNGDLAFLQEKRVSPMAWSPLGGGSLFSGAHGGTMAALQRIGNEQGVDATAVAIAWLLRHPAKIVPVLGTNNIQRIKTAADALRVTIDRQTWFELYTLAIGSEVP; this comes from the coding sequence ATGGAACGTATCGCTCTTTCTGAAAACCTGGAACTTAGCCGCATCGTTTACGGCATGTGGCGCATCGGCGACGATGCTGATACTTCGCCTTCCCATGTACAGGCAAAGATCGAAGCCTGCCTGGAGCAGGGCATCACCACCATGGATCAGGCTGATATATATGGTGGATACACGGCGGAAGCCATTCTGGGTGCCGGCCTCAAGGCAGCTCCATCCCTTCGCGACAAGATCGAGATCGTGACGAAATGCGGCATCGTGGCGCCAGCCGGGCGTCACTCATCCGCCCGCGTCAAGCATTACGATACCACGGATGGCCATATCAACGCTTCAGTCGAGGCCTCCTTGCGTGACATGGGCACAGATCATGTCGATCTGCTGCTGATCCACCGGCCCGATCCGCTGATCGATCCCGAAGAAACCGGCAAGGCGCTCGATGCGCTGGTAGCTTCCGGCAAGGTCAAGGCCGTGGGTGTTTCCAATTTCCGCCCTTGGGATTTCTCCCTGCTGCAATCGGCTATGAGCAATAGGCTGGTTACGAACCAGATCGAAATGAGCTTGCTTGCGACCGATAGCTTCACCAATGGCGATCTGGCCTTCCTGCAGGAAAAGCGCGTTTCACCGATGGCGTGGTCGCCGCTTGGCGGCGGTTCGCTGTTTTCCGGTGCGCATGGTGGAACCATGGCTGCCCTGCAGCGCATCGGCAACGAGCAGGGCGTCGATGCCACTGCCGTTGCCATCGCCTGGCTGCTGCGGCATCCGGCAAAGATCGTGCCCGTGCTCGGCACCAACAATATTCAGCGCATAAAAACGGCGGCCGATGCCCTGCGCGTTACCATCGACCGCCAGACCTGGTTTGAGCTTTACACACTTGCAATTGGAAGCGAGGTGCCGTGA
- a CDS encoding LLM class flavin-dependent oxidoreductase codes for MTVVPVTSADLDAAEVSWFSALCSDDYAYLGVPDGSLRSSFEHCSDIVKKAEELGFRNILCPSSYQVGQDTLSFVAGCAPISDRINFLAAIRCGEMQPIMLARTVATLDHMLKGRLTLNVISSDFPGEVADSAFRYKRSHEVVQILRQAWTRDTIDHDGEIYQFKGVSTEPARPYQQNGGPLLYFGGYSPDALELCGAQCDVYLMWPETKDQLADRMRAAHERAAAHGRTLDYGLRVHMVVRDTEQEAREYAEHLVSKLDDEYGQLIRNRAHDSGSLGVSHQARARELADKFGYVEPNLWTGIGRARSGCGAALVGSTDKVLSALEEYQKMGIRAFILSGYPHLDEAEHFGTKVLPQMKTCSLPHAYGRVPSETPATPLGNGERH; via the coding sequence ATGACCGTCGTACCCGTTACATCCGCTGATCTCGATGCTGCCGAGGTCTCCTGGTTTTCTGCCCTTTGTTCCGATGATTACGCCTATCTGGGCGTGCCGGATGGTAGCCTGCGCTCCAGCTTCGAACATTGCTCGGATATCGTCAAAAAGGCCGAGGAACTCGGTTTTCGTAACATTCTCTGCCCCTCTTCCTACCAGGTCGGCCAGGACACGTTGAGCTTCGTGGCAGGTTGCGCTCCGATCAGCGACCGCATCAATTTCCTTGCTGCAATCCGTTGCGGCGAAATGCAGCCGATCATGCTGGCGCGTACGGTGGCGACGCTCGATCACATGCTGAAGGGCCGCCTGACGCTCAACGTCATCAGCTCCGATTTTCCCGGCGAGGTGGCTGACAGCGCGTTTCGCTACAAACGCAGCCATGAAGTCGTGCAGATTTTGCGCCAGGCCTGGACCCGTGACACGATTGACCATGACGGCGAGATCTACCAGTTCAAGGGTGTCTCCACCGAGCCTGCACGTCCGTACCAGCAGAATGGTGGTCCGCTGCTCTATTTCGGCGGTTATTCGCCGGATGCGCTGGAGCTGTGCGGCGCGCAATGCGACGTGTATCTGATGTGGCCCGAAACGAAAGACCAGCTCGCAGACCGCATGCGCGCTGCCCATGAGCGTGCCGCAGCCCACGGCCGCACGCTGGATTACGGCCTGCGAGTCCACATGGTCGTGCGCGATACCGAACAGGAAGCGCGCGAATATGCCGAGCATCTGGTTTCGAAGCTCGATGACGAGTATGGCCAGCTGATCCGCAACCGCGCCCACGACAGCGGCTCACTCGGTGTATCGCATCAGGCGCGGGCCCGAGAACTGGCCGACAAGTTCGGTTATGTCGAACCAAACCTGTGGACCGGCATCGGCCGGGCGCGCTCCGGCTGTGGTGCAGCGCTCGTCGGCTCCACCGACAAGGTCCTTTCGGCGCTGGAGGAATACCAGAAAATGGGTATTCGCGCCTTCATCCTCTCGGGTTATCCGCATCTCGACGAGGCTGAACACTTCGGAACCAAGGTCCTGCCGCAAATGAAAACCTGCTCCCTGCCGCATGCATACGGCCGGGTGCCTTCTGAAACACCTGCCACGCCGCTGGGCAACGGGGAACGCCACTGA
- a CDS encoding GntR family transcriptional regulator encodes MKHTGGSLPMYLQIAEMLVREVAAGRLTDGEKLAPERDMAADLGIAVGTLRKALAELQERGLLERVQGSGNYIRAVSDPQSVYAFFRLEMIEGGGLPTAEVLDVARLAKPSTLPAFGTSPEGHRIRRLRRIAGKPAAIEEIWLDGSYVDTITIENLSESLYLYYRTRLNLWISKAEDRIDLGEVPEWAPAQFGQKPGASVPRVLRLSQGQDGAVAEVSWTWFDHTVARYVSRIR; translated from the coding sequence ATGAAACACACGGGCGGCAGCCTGCCTATGTATTTGCAGATCGCCGAAATGCTGGTGCGCGAAGTCGCTGCGGGCCGTCTGACAGATGGTGAAAAGCTTGCTCCCGAAAGGGATATGGCAGCCGATCTCGGCATTGCTGTCGGCACGCTTCGCAAGGCGCTTGCGGAGTTGCAGGAGCGTGGGCTGCTGGAGCGTGTGCAGGGTTCCGGCAATTATATCCGCGCGGTCAGCGATCCCCAGAGCGTTTATGCCTTCTTCCGGCTGGAGATGATCGAGGGGGGTGGCCTGCCAACGGCGGAGGTGCTGGATGTTGCGCGCCTTGCCAAGCCATCCACCCTACCCGCCTTTGGCACATCGCCGGAAGGCCACCGCATCCGCCGCCTGAGGCGTATCGCGGGGAAACCGGCGGCAATCGAGGAGATCTGGCTAGACGGTTCCTATGTCGACACGATTACCATCGAGAACCTGTCGGAATCGCTCTATCTCTATTATCGCACCCGCCTCAATCTCTGGATATCGAAGGCAGAAGACCGCATCGACCTCGGGGAAGTGCCAGAATGGGCGCCTGCACAATTCGGCCAGAAACCCGGCGCGTCGGTGCCGCGTGTCCTTCGCCTGAGCCAGGGTCAGGACGGAGCCGTGGCTGAAGTCTCATGGACATGGTTCGACCACACCGTCGCACGGTACGTTTCACGCATACGTTGA